Proteins from a genomic interval of Sulfurospirillum oryzae:
- a CDS encoding HdrB C-terminal domain-containing protein, with protein sequence MKNYFLFDAIIQREKTAPMITAARKLIDLLNIDAPSFKNAKADLGSEYMGLDRLKFLEHYAYNLTLAAEQKRDILCFEQSSLICHAHTKEILLNDDNLKFEIASRLEKKNLALNLDVNVISLEQLLLEEVGREKLTTLLKNPFGNFQAALFLGSNACRAKKYSKAEFIPDLLDLIKLKSIKHASMYESDGFEVYDASSLLAKKLGAKAMLDMFDNAADFILVSDARSFVMFDFYQKELEKTAGRDIGLSVLSLAELLLLAFGNTDKKSIGLDQHKVAITLI encoded by the coding sequence ATGAAAAACTATTTTCTTTTTGATGCCATTATCCAACGTGAAAAAACAGCTCCAATGATCACAGCTGCACGAAAACTCATAGACCTTTTAAACATTGATGCACCTTCTTTTAAAAATGCTAAAGCCGATCTTGGCAGTGAATACATGGGCTTGGATCGTCTCAAGTTTTTAGAGCATTATGCATATAATCTCACCTTAGCAGCTGAGCAAAAACGTGATATTCTCTGTTTTGAACAAAGTTCTCTTATCTGCCATGCCCATACCAAAGAGATTCTTTTAAATGACGATAATCTCAAATTTGAAATCGCTAGCCGTTTAGAGAAAAAAAACTTAGCGTTAAATTTAGATGTGAATGTTATTTCACTTGAGCAACTTCTTCTAGAAGAAGTGGGTAGAGAAAAACTAACAACTTTGCTCAAAAATCCATTTGGAAATTTTCAAGCAGCCCTCTTTTTAGGCTCAAACGCGTGTCGTGCTAAAAAATACAGCAAGGCAGAGTTTATACCAGACTTACTTGATCTTATCAAACTCAAATCTATTAAACACGCTAGTATGTATGAGAGTGATGGCTTTGAGGTTTACGACGCGTCTTCTCTACTGGCTAAAAAACTTGGCGCTAAAGCAATGCTCGATATGTTTGACAATGCTGCAGATTTTATTCTTGTAAGCGATGCACGAAGCTTTGTAATGTTTGATTTCTACCAAAAAGAGCTTGAAAAAACAGCAGGTCGCGATATTGGACTGAGCGTTTTAAGCCTTGCGGAACTCCTTCTTCTTGCTTTTGGCAATACCGATAAAAAAAGCATCGGTCTTGATCAACATAAAGTAGCTATTACACTTATCTAA
- a CDS encoding DUF5644 domain-containing protein: protein MECTLALSVFRFDAKTDFLPYYKKHFITIDRNKNVNDLLALIQMEDCSFDYPKGELSALKINGKALFTNASIDGIINSFGKSLTIEPLNTKRVTKDMIINTDDFYRSFDLLCTFVAGKDRALFEQYLIYHYASSVLDLVEDYQGDALFAFAYDMIHKHPEHKREILEIVANEHTGVFLHVRLCKKIYPCGADVEKKITELKNEVMKLRPFANPLVEKFSHHIDLL, encoded by the coding sequence ATGGAGTGTACGCTCGCCCTCAGCGTCTTTCGCTTTGACGCTAAAACGGATTTTTTACCTTACTATAAAAAACATTTTATCACGATTGATAGAAACAAAAATGTTAACGATCTTTTAGCGCTTATTCAAATGGAAGATTGCAGTTTTGATTACCCAAAAGGCGAATTATCTGCCCTGAAAATCAATGGAAAAGCTCTTTTTACTAATGCCTCAATTGATGGTATTATCAACTCGTTTGGAAAATCACTCACCATAGAGCCACTTAACACTAAACGTGTTACCAAAGATATGATTATCAACACGGATGATTTTTATCGAAGCTTTGACCTTTTATGCACTTTTGTTGCAGGAAAAGATAGAGCCCTGTTTGAACAATACCTCATTTATCACTACGCTTCAAGCGTACTTGATTTGGTTGAAGACTATCAAGGCGATGCACTTTTTGCCTTTGCTTACGACATGATTCATAAACACCCTGAACACAAACGTGAAATTCTAGAAATCGTTGCCAATGAACATACTGGCGTCTTTTTACATGTAAGATTGTGTAAGAAAATTTACCCTTGTGGTGCAGATGTCGAGAAAAAAATCACTGAACTTAAAAATGAAGTGATGAAACTTAGACCATTTGCTAACCCACTTGTCGAAAAATTTTCTCATCACATTGATCTTTTGTAA
- a CDS encoding thiamine-phosphate kinase codes for MSKEAFFISEFSSKHIGDDGAVIGDFVYSKDLFCEDIHFKRSWMSLEQIAQKSMLVNISDAIAMNAKPKWALIGVVMPKHFTYEQLRELSTGFQNVAQTYGVEIIGGDTTAGEKLMISITIIAKRPSKVLYRSGAKYGDLVAFTGTLGHSYKELTRLLRGGHIGKDSRFMKPALRADFLYKVAKHLNAGMDISDGLSKDLSRLLKASGNLGLHVKHKMPKRTLCSGEEYEMLFTFDARKKAIIKRIAKQRRTPITIVGQVARKHYVCRCKEHHF; via the coding sequence ATGTCAAAAGAGGCATTTTTTATTTCAGAATTTTCCAGTAAACACATCGGCGATGATGGTGCTGTTATTGGGGATTTTGTTTATTCCAAAGATCTGTTTTGCGAAGATATTCACTTCAAGCGTTCGTGGATGAGCTTAGAGCAGATAGCCCAAAAAAGCATGCTGGTTAATATCTCCGATGCGATTGCTATGAATGCTAAACCTAAGTGGGCGCTTATCGGCGTGGTAATGCCGAAACATTTTACGTATGAACAATTGCGTGAATTAAGTACTGGGTTTCAAAATGTAGCACAAACGTATGGCGTTGAGATCATTGGTGGCGATACAACAGCAGGCGAAAAGTTGATGATCTCCATTACCATCATCGCAAAACGTCCTTCGAAAGTGCTTTATCGAAGCGGTGCGAAATACGGAGATTTGGTCGCCTTTACAGGTACATTAGGTCACTCTTACAAAGAGTTAACCAGACTTTTGCGCGGTGGGCATATCGGCAAAGATTCACGCTTTATGAAACCAGCGTTAAGGGCAGATTTTCTTTATAAAGTTGCCAAACACTTAAATGCAGGCATGGACATCTCTGATGGTCTTTCAAAAGACCTCTCAAGGCTTTTAAAAGCTAGTGGTAATTTAGGCTTACATGTAAAGCATAAAATGCCTAAACGAACGCTCTGTAGCGGTGAGGAGTATGAGATGCTTTTCACCTTTGATGCCCGTAAAAAAGCTATCATTAAGCGCATAGCAAAGCAGAGACGTACACCGATTACTATTGTAGGACAAGTAGCACGTAAACACTATGTTTGCCGTTGTAAAGAACACCATTTTTAA
- the truD gene encoding tRNA pseudouridine(13) synthase TruD, whose product MIRQFFLSHSPINAMFTKNSSDFVVNEIPLYPFSGEGEHLVLHVRKKDLTTWDMLQYLSEVTGCKVRDFGYAGLKDKDGMTTQYISLHKNFEPKLATFSHEKIKILDKTYHNNKIRTGHLKGNRFFVRLKKVNPIDAKKLQDGLKKISKEGFPNFFGYQRFGIDGDNYIKGKAILEGKRKERNPKMKEFFINAYQSHLFNNWLSKRIEISRLIEEFNAADATRATNLPKELVESLKKQPQFFKLLHGDVLHHYPAGKAFVCENVEEELPRFLERGITIAGWLVGGKNIRAEYEAGVIEQEIFKESEPFLDKINGSRRFAWTFAEDVEGVYKEEEAWFEMHFSLPKGSYATVIIEELIKDTL is encoded by the coding sequence ATGATTAGACAATTTTTTCTCTCCCATTCGCCCATTAATGCGATGTTTACCAAAAATAGCAGTGACTTCGTGGTCAATGAAATTCCTCTGTATCCTTTTAGTGGTGAGGGCGAGCATCTTGTTTTACATGTAAGAAAAAAAGACCTCACGACATGGGATATGTTGCAATACTTAAGCGAAGTAACAGGATGTAAAGTGCGTGATTTTGGTTATGCAGGGCTTAAAGACAAAGATGGCATGACAACGCAGTACATTTCGTTGCATAAGAATTTCGAGCCAAAACTTGCTACTTTTTCGCATGAAAAGATCAAAATTTTAGATAAAACCTACCACAATAATAAAATCCGCACAGGACACTTAAAAGGCAATCGCTTTTTTGTCCGCCTTAAAAAGGTTAATCCTATTGATGCGAAAAAATTGCAAGATGGACTCAAAAAGATAAGCAAAGAGGGGTTTCCTAACTTTTTTGGCTATCAGCGTTTTGGCATTGATGGCGACAACTATATCAAAGGCAAAGCAATTTTAGAAGGAAAACGCAAAGAGCGTAACCCTAAGATGAAAGAGTTTTTTATCAACGCTTATCAAAGTCATCTTTTCAATAACTGGCTTAGTAAACGTATTGAAATAAGCCGTTTGATTGAAGAGTTTAATGCCGCCGATGCAACTCGCGCGACCAATTTACCCAAAGAGCTCGTCGAAAGCCTTAAAAAACAGCCACAGTTTTTCAAACTTCTTCATGGCGATGTTTTGCATCATTATCCTGCGGGGAAGGCGTTTGTATGCGAAAATGTCGAAGAAGAATTACCCCGCTTTTTGGAACGTGGAATTACCATCGCAGGCTGGCTTGTGGGTGGCAAAAACATTAGAGCTGAGTATGAAGCAGGTGTCATAGAGCAGGAAATTTTTAAAGAAAGCGAGCCATTTTTAGACAAAATCAATGGAAGTAGACGTTTTGCATGGACTTTTGCAGAAGATGTTGAGGGTGTCTATAAAGAAGAAGAGGCATGGTTTGAAATGCACTTTTCATTGCCTAAGGGCTCCTATGCAACCGTAATTATAGAAGAGCTAATAAAAGATACGCTATAA
- a CDS encoding cation:proton antiporter produces MENLIFLAHVVLLMVLSPIISRVFRIPTPVVEILLGSFAVWAGFLHVGNEVFRSLAKIGFLYLMFLAGLEIDIQRFLHYRDRFLKKALLYFICLYSISFIIYLSFNLSPVYIVAIPIVSLGMIMALINQHGREHKWLELSLIIGVIGELISIGALVIFDGAITHGLGWHFFKSILILITVLFSSYFLYRILKIIFWWYPNLKRLIMPNDDTMHQSLRFSMALFFILLALMQWLEIDMALGAFMAGIFIANFFAHKKELPHQLSAFGFGLLVPFFFIFVGTTLDLNLIFSANILTHALWIVVAMVGARLASSFAAYYSYLGFRSTVLFSLGDSMPLLFLVAIATISVKNGAIGEEEYASFIVAALIEGIVIMTLIQFLMFLFKRFDRKNEEKN; encoded by the coding sequence TTGGAAAATCTTATCTTTTTAGCGCATGTTGTGCTTTTGATGGTACTTTCTCCTATTATTTCTCGCGTATTTCGTATTCCTACTCCTGTTGTTGAGATTTTACTTGGCTCGTTTGCCGTTTGGGCAGGTTTTTTGCATGTAGGCAATGAAGTTTTTAGAAGTCTCGCCAAAATTGGCTTTTTGTACTTGATGTTCCTAGCGGGTCTTGAGATCGACATTCAACGTTTTCTTCACTACCGAGACCGTTTTTTAAAAAAAGCACTTCTATATTTTATCTGTCTTTACAGTATCTCTTTTATCATCTATCTCTCTTTTAACCTTTCACCTGTGTATATCGTTGCTATTCCTATCGTTTCTCTGGGCATGATTATGGCACTTATTAATCAGCATGGCAGGGAACACAAATGGTTGGAACTTTCACTCATTATTGGTGTCATTGGAGAGCTGATTAGTATTGGGGCATTGGTTATTTTTGATGGTGCGATTACCCATGGTCTTGGGTGGCATTTTTTCAAAAGTATTTTAATCCTCATTACAGTTCTTTTCTCTTCGTATTTCCTTTATCGCATTCTCAAAATTATCTTTTGGTGGTATCCAAACCTTAAGCGCCTCATTATGCCAAACGACGATACCATGCATCAAAGTTTACGCTTTAGTATGGCACTTTTTTTCATTTTGTTAGCTCTCATGCAATGGCTCGAAATAGACATGGCGCTAGGTGCTTTTATGGCAGGCATTTTCATTGCAAACTTTTTTGCGCATAAAAAAGAGCTTCCACACCAACTCTCAGCATTTGGCTTTGGTTTACTAGTTCCATTTTTCTTTATTTTTGTAGGCACAACGCTCGATTTAAACTTAATCTTTAGTGCCAATATTTTAACCCACGCTTTATGGATTGTTGTTGCAATGGTGGGCGCGCGTCTTGCGAGCTCTTTTGCGGCATATTACAGTTATCTAGGGTTTCGAAGTACGGTCTTGTTTAGCCTCGGCGATTCGATGCCATTGCTTTTTTTGGTTGCCATCGCTACGATTTCAGTCAAAAATGGAGCTATTGGCGAAGAAGAGTATGCCTCATTTATCGTAGCTGCTTTGATTGAGGGTATTGTTATTATGACGTTGATTCAGTTTTTAATGTTTCTTTTTAAACGCTTCGATAGGAAAAATGAAGAAAAAAATTAA
- a CDS encoding bifunctional diguanylate cyclase/phosphodiesterase, producing MRVRQKLSLFHYFHIITLILFLTFAIIFFSLNFYNAKVKFERDSERLQANYIETKKGMLVAKIEHFLDYIAKERQKTYIHTQQIVKSRVYEAHAIATQIYEKYKNTHDDAFIQKQIIETLRLLRYENNQGYYFITRLDGISMLFPFSPELEGKNMFDSHNDQMVLANQGMLNIFKTADEGYYDYLWSKPSSKDQFNFKKVSYVKVFKPYNWVIGTGFYLDDMEQKIKKEIVNDEKRLITDKEKGDYIFIGTWDGVGLTYPAKDQNISHLQDGNGKYYIQEIITKVKEGGGFVEYQTLERHQLVSQKKLSYVVPLADWQWYIGTGVFINNLNQEIQILRNAMSEEIQRAFYSIIVWFLVFSFIAGILYFYISHKIRKDFALFINFFDSLANKDEVIDPASLKFKEFEELAKHANTMLKAKIFTNKHLEQYKKIVSSSDDFLALIDRNYTYLAISEAYQKFFNKRTEEILGHTMPELHGSQYFIENLKHLSDRALSGETFEDEFWALSAYGKRFLHTKYFPYYENEGDVLPMAYVVSARDNTEKKANEDRLLASEKELEFLAHNDALTGLPNRLLLSDRIAHAIENSKRQGGMIAVCFIDLDNFKKVNDSYGHSYGDEILKQFAQRVQGKIRHCDTLSRVGGDEFILLVENIQEKHEIEIILSKIQMIFEEPFINKKQKFFLSASMGISLYPDHGIDGETLIKNADTAMYKAKDAGKNTYAFYTLDMTVASYERVGMENALREAIKEKQFLVYYQPQMDLKTHKLIGLEALLRWNHPLEGILAPGRFIAFTEETHLIVEIGAWILKQTCIDLVGLHQEELFKGTVSINISGVQIEFSDFLKTLKETIEETKVDPSMLEIEITESFIMHDPERWIALLKQMQNLGMNIAIDDFGTGYSSLSYLRKLPINKLKVDMSFVKDIPNLEDACAIVNSIINLAQNMKITTLAEGIERKDQESYLAEHGCEQGQGYLYAKPMSLVELKHWIKKL from the coding sequence ATGAGAGTGCGCCAAAAATTAAGTTTGTTTCACTATTTTCACATCATCACTTTAATTCTTTTTTTAACTTTTGCGATCATCTTTTTTTCACTCAATTTTTACAATGCTAAGGTTAAGTTTGAACGCGATTCTGAGCGTCTTCAAGCCAATTATATTGAAACCAAAAAAGGTATGCTTGTCGCAAAAATTGAGCATTTTTTAGATTATATTGCAAAAGAACGCCAAAAGACATATATCCATACACAACAGATAGTTAAATCACGCGTTTATGAAGCCCATGCGATAGCAACGCAAATCTATGAAAAATATAAAAATACCCATGATGATGCTTTTATTCAAAAGCAGATTATTGAAACCCTTCGCCTCTTGCGCTATGAAAACAATCAAGGTTACTATTTTATTACGCGTTTAGATGGTATATCGATGCTTTTTCCCTTTAGTCCAGAATTGGAAGGGAAAAATATGTTTGACTCACACAATGATCAGATGGTTTTGGCTAATCAAGGAATGCTTAATATCTTCAAAACAGCAGATGAGGGGTATTATGATTATCTTTGGAGTAAACCTTCTTCTAAGGATCAATTTAATTTTAAAAAAGTCTCTTACGTCAAAGTTTTTAAACCGTACAATTGGGTTATTGGTACAGGGTTTTACCTTGATGATATGGAGCAGAAGATCAAAAAAGAGATTGTGAATGATGAAAAGCGTCTGATCACTGATAAAGAGAAAGGTGATTATATTTTTATTGGAACATGGGATGGTGTTGGTTTAACGTATCCTGCTAAAGATCAAAATATTTCACATCTTCAAGATGGCAATGGAAAATATTATATTCAAGAAATTATCACGAAAGTAAAAGAGGGCGGTGGGTTTGTTGAATACCAAACACTAGAGCGCCACCAACTCGTATCACAAAAAAAGCTGAGTTACGTTGTGCCTCTTGCAGACTGGCAATGGTACATCGGTACGGGTGTTTTTATCAATAACCTCAATCAAGAGATTCAGATACTGCGTAATGCCATGTCAGAAGAGATACAACGCGCATTCTACTCTATCATCGTATGGTTTTTAGTTTTTAGCTTTATTGCAGGTATTTTATATTTTTACATTAGCCATAAAATTCGTAAAGACTTTGCTCTTTTCATCAATTTTTTTGACTCATTAGCCAACAAAGACGAAGTTATAGACCCTGCTTCACTCAAATTCAAAGAGTTTGAAGAGTTGGCAAAGCATGCCAATACGATGCTTAAAGCAAAAATTTTTACTAATAAGCATTTAGAACAGTATAAAAAAATTGTTTCAAGTTCTGATGACTTTTTAGCTTTAATTGATCGTAACTACACCTATCTTGCGATCAGCGAGGCGTATCAGAAGTTTTTTAATAAGCGTACTGAAGAGATACTTGGGCATACCATGCCAGAGCTTCATGGATCACAATATTTTATAGAAAATCTTAAACACCTAAGTGATCGAGCTTTGTCTGGAGAGACTTTTGAAGATGAATTTTGGGCACTTTCGGCTTATGGAAAACGCTTTTTGCATACCAAATATTTTCCTTATTATGAAAACGAAGGCGATGTTCTTCCCATGGCGTATGTGGTTTCTGCACGCGATAATACTGAGAAAAAAGCAAATGAAGATCGCTTGCTTGCTTCCGAGAAAGAGTTGGAATTTTTAGCGCATAATGATGCACTGACAGGACTTCCAAATCGTCTGCTTTTAAGCGATAGAATTGCTCATGCGATTGAAAACAGTAAACGTCAAGGCGGTATGATAGCGGTCTGTTTTATTGATCTTGATAACTTTAAAAAAGTCAATGATAGTTATGGACATTCCTACGGTGATGAGATTCTCAAACAGTTTGCACAGCGTGTTCAAGGAAAAATTCGTCATTGTGATACGCTTTCACGCGTTGGTGGTGATGAGTTTATTTTGTTAGTTGAAAATATTCAAGAGAAGCATGAAATAGAGATTATCCTCTCCAAAATTCAAATGATTTTTGAAGAGCCTTTTATCAATAAAAAGCAAAAATTCTTTCTCTCTGCCAGCATGGGCATTAGTCTCTATCCAGATCATGGTATTGATGGTGAGACACTGATTAAAAATGCAGATACGGCAATGTACAAAGCGAAAGATGCGGGTAAAAATACGTATGCCTTTTACACGCTTGATATGACCGTAGCATCATACGAGCGCGTTGGTATGGAAAATGCCTTGCGTGAAGCGATTAAAGAGAAGCAGTTTTTGGTTTATTATCAACCACAAATGGATCTTAAAACCCATAAACTTATTGGACTCGAAGCGCTTCTTAGGTGGAACCACCCTTTAGAGGGAATCTTAGCGCCAGGGCGATTTATTGCTTTTACTGAAGAGACGCATCTTATTGTTGAGATTGGGGCATGGATATTAAAACAAACATGTATTGATCTTGTCGGGCTTCATCAAGAAGAGCTCTTTAAAGGGACAGTTTCTATCAATATCTCGGGTGTGCAGATTGAATTTAGTGATTTTCTTAAAACACTTAAAGAGACGATAGAAGAGACGAAAGTTGACCCTTCCATGCTTGAGATTGAAATAACAGAATCTTTTATCATGCACGATCCTGAACGTTGGATTGCACTTTTAAAACAGATGCAAAATCTTGGTATGAACATTGCCATTGATGATTTTGGAACGGGGTACTCTTCTTTAAGTTATCTAAGAAAACTTCCTATCAATAAGCTCAAAGTTGATATGTCATTTGTCAAAGACATCCCGAATCTTGAAGATGCGTGTGCCATCGTAAACTCTATTATTAACTTGGCTCAAAATATGAAAATTACAACTTTAGCGGAAGGTATTGAGCGGAAAGACCAAGAGAGCTATCTTGCTGAACATGGATGTGAGCAAGGGCAAGGATATTTATATGCCAAACCGATGAGTTTAGTAGAGCTCAAACATTGGATTAAAAAGCTTTAG
- a CDS encoding helix-turn-helix domain-containing protein translates to MKTHHEFLPNEIREFHRMIAKNVQRIRKEKKITQLDLALTIGHKSVSTIAKIEAGLENKHYNIEHLYKIATILEVDICEFFKL, encoded by the coding sequence ATGAAAACTCATCATGAATTTTTACCAAATGAAATTAGAGAATTTCACCGCATGATAGCAAAAAATGTTCAACGTATTCGTAAAGAAAAAAAGATTACGCAGTTAGATTTAGCCCTAACAATAGGACATAAATCGGTTAGTACAATTGCTAAAATTGAAGCAGGATTGGAAAATAAGCATTACAATATAGAACATCTATACAAAATAGCCACCATTTTGGAAGTGGATATATGTGAGTTTTTCAAATTATAA
- a CDS encoding GGDEF domain-containing protein — protein MAEYSCISIITIACTVLCIICFVLVKIIYHQKRQVMDLHLLTQKDELTQAYTRRYFCEILEYHLKLIQRYNNSSAVLMIDIDNFKEINDTFGHPFGDNVLIQVVRECNHALRESDVIARYGGDEFILLCPLITHEDLIIIAQRVQNALRDFQGVPITLSVGACLFEKTFSASHIIHSADKALYNAKKNGKDRIEFLIP, from the coding sequence ATGGCAGAGTATTCGTGTATTAGTATTATTACGATAGCATGCACTGTATTATGTATCATTTGTTTTGTATTGGTGAAAATTATTTATCATCAAAAGCGCCAAGTTATGGATTTGCATCTACTTACGCAAAAAGATGAATTAACTCAAGCCTATACAAGACGCTATTTTTGTGAAATTTTAGAGTATCACCTAAAGTTAATTCAAAGGTACAATAACTCTTCTGCTGTTTTAATGATAGATATTGATAATTTTAAAGAGATAAATGATACGTTTGGACACCCCTTTGGTGATAATGTTTTAATACAAGTCGTACGAGAGTGTAACCATGCGTTACGTGAAAGTGATGTGATAGCTCGCTATGGTGGTGATGAATTTATTCTCTTGTGCCCTTTGATCACTCATGAAGACCTCATCATTATCGCACAACGCGTTCAAAATGCCTTACGTGATTTCCAAGGAGTACCTATCACATTAAGCGTAGGTGCATGTCTATTTGAAAAAACGTTTAGTGCATCGCATATTATTCATTCCGCTGATAAAGCTCTCTATAATGCTAAAAAAAATGGCAAGGATAGAATCGAATTTCTCATCCCTTGA
- the thiD gene encoding bifunctional hydroxymethylpyrimidine kinase/phosphomethylpyrimidine kinase, translated as MKHCLTIAGSDSCGGAGIQADLKAFSANGTYGMSVITAITAQNTQGVFDVQDINPSVIQHQIEAIFDDIRVDAIKIGMVSRPETIEIIAETLKKYPLPPLVVDPVMISKSGYDLLQPEAKKALIEILLPMATLITPNLPEAEVIVGYKIDTIELMQKAAVDLHKLGCKYVLVKGGHLENDATDVLYDGEQFYLLHSKRLETINTHGTGCTLSSAIAANLAKGLHVKEAVEEAKAYITEAITHGFKLGHGVGPVHHFYALYKKAGVEA; from the coding sequence ATGAAACATTGTTTAACCATAGCGGGTTCGGACAGCTGTGGCGGAGCGGGCATTCAAGCTGACTTAAAAGCTTTTAGCGCCAATGGAACGTATGGCATGAGCGTTATAACCGCAATTACTGCGCAAAATACGCAAGGTGTATTTGATGTGCAAGACATTAACCCCTCTGTGATACAGCATCAAATCGAAGCAATTTTTGATGATATTCGTGTCGATGCCATTAAAATCGGTATGGTCTCTCGCCCTGAAACGATTGAGATCATCGCAGAAACGCTTAAAAAATACCCCTTACCACCTTTAGTAGTTGATCCTGTCATGATTTCCAAAAGTGGGTATGACCTATTACAACCTGAAGCCAAAAAAGCACTCATCGAAATTCTTTTACCGATGGCAACGCTTATCACTCCCAATCTTCCTGAAGCGGAAGTGATCGTTGGTTATAAGATCGATACGATTGAATTGATGCAAAAAGCCGCCGTTGATCTGCATAAACTGGGTTGTAAGTACGTGCTGGTTAAAGGAGGGCATTTGGAAAATGATGCCACCGATGTGCTTTATGATGGCGAGCAGTTTTATCTTTTACACTCTAAACGATTAGAGACGATTAACACGCATGGAACGGGTTGTACGCTCTCTTCCGCCATTGCGGCTAACCTTGCCAAAGGTTTACATGTAAAGGAAGCAGTTGAGGAAGCCAAAGCGTATATTACCGAAGCGATCACACATGGATTTAAACTAGGGCATGGCGTGGGGCCAGTGCATCATTTTTACGCACTTTACAAAAAAGCAGGAGTTGAGGCATGA